A region of the Thamnophis elegans isolate rThaEle1 chromosome 1, rThaEle1.pri, whole genome shotgun sequence genome:
CATAAGTCTCTCTCTCCAGTGTCAACACAACTTCAGCtggtcactaaaaaaaaaagattgtgacGACTTCCTGTATGCTAAATTGGGTTAGTGTTAAAATGCTGAAACTCTAGTTCAGCGATGCCTAACCTTTTTGTGGTTGCGTGCCGAAAGAGCACACACCCTGCCCAGCTCTAATGCAACACATCCACAACCCCATGTGCAACCCGCCCCCTCGTGCAACTCCCCATTCATATGCACGACATTCCCCCGCATTCCCCCGTTCATGTGCCCTGCccctgcccatttttggcttccaggttggtgctggaggccttccagaccaaaatggggtgcgggacGGGGACCCCACTCACGCCCGCCCCCCTTTTGTttggcagaatattacatttccctggatcagaaatggagaaatatgtttttaggtaggaaacagactcactcttaatagcccccacctttgtcaatgggccattaagggctGAGCcactctattctacataacaaagatcttccccccttcagctccagggtgatgggattaaggcatgatagtattaccctttatccatctcaccacagggcacctgggaagaagcaaggctcaaccaaacttgcactcaaaacacaacctagagagttgcccctgcatggccccatgggacatGATTgattgacaaccaatcagaatacaagctcaggttcaaagcccagagggggcataaaatcagggactttcagcatctcgctctctcttttcttcttcacccaacatctggaaacattgaaacttgaacattgggcactatctaatcaaatgaaattcaatggtgaaaagagtaaggttctacatttaggcaacaaaaacgaaatccacaggtacagtataggtggggttccaccacaaaaccgcgttcgactaaagggcgctcgacgaaaccgcgtagctgacgtcatcacagcgcgacaacagtgcggagaaaaaagcacgctgtaaacgctaaacctaaaattaacccctaaacctaacccccctaaacctaatcctaaacctaaccctaaacctaacccttaacctaacgctaaacctaatcctaacctttaacctaaccctaaacctaaccctaacctaaccctaaacctaaccctaaacctaaccctaaacctaacccttaccttaacttgaatcagcttgctttcaaagcgctatttaaagcgcccttctttctccgcgctggctgttgtcgccctgttgatgacgtcagcgacgcggtttaatcgggagtgctttagtcgagcgcggttttgtcgtgccatggtataggtggtacctggctcaatagtagtaactgtgagagggatcttggagtcctagtggacaatcatttaaataggagccagccgtgtgcagcagctgccaaaaaaaccaacacagttctaggctgcatcaacagagggagagaatcaagatcacatgaagggttaatacaactttataaggctttggtaaggccacacttggaatacgcattcagttttggtcaccacgatgtagaaaagatgtggagactctggaaagaatgcagagaagaacaacaaagatgatgaggggactggaggataaaacatatgaggaacggttgcaggaactgggtatgtctagtttaatagaaagaaggattaggggagacatgatagcagtcttccaatatctcaggggttgccacaaagaagagggaatcaaactattttccaaggtacctgagggtagaacaagaagcaatgggtggaaactaatcaaggagagaagcaacttagaactgaggagaaatttcctgacagttagaacaattaatcagtggaacagaagttgcctccagaagttgtgaatgctccaacactggaagtctttaagaagatgttggatagccatttgtctgaaacagtatagggtttcctgcctaggcagggggttggactagaagacctccaaggtcccttccaactctgctattgtattgtaatttacTTTCTTATGCCATGTCAATGGATGGATGCATACATTCATGCATGTATggacaaagggagggagggaaggaagggtagattgattgattgatggacagaaggaaggatggagggagggagagaagaatgtattattgtattgatcccctttttctgctcaggaacccaagccatgtggtcctgtccaccattaaaccatctttccaagcagcctccatgtttccagtgtcttcccccccccccccacttggagctgaacctagaaggacatttctttcaacagggtATGATAGATGCTTGCCTGAGTTAATCTCATCAACCTAattgcttatctggagtttctgtctggcccaatctttctgaatggattaccaaatctgcatttctaaaaactgGCCACCCCAGTTTCTGCTTAGGGAGGGGGAGACTGGTGCTGGCTGGTttctgccccccccttttttttaaaccatttctCCTTTAAGGGAAAtgttctatcctgcctttttaatattccccaaaatatttcagtaGGAGTGTGGGTGAGTGCTGATGTTCTacacaatcttttctttaaagatTGTGTAGAAAGATTGTGTAGAATCTTTATGGAATGGAGCAATCCATTCCAATGGTTACTTGTTGtcagtgttaggaagtttctcatttctagattgcttctccacttgcttagtttccacccattgcttcttgtccttccctcaggtgctttggagaatagtttgaccctcttgtttttgtggcagcccctgagatattggaagactgctatcatgtcttccctggtccttcttttcattaaactagacatacccagttcctgcaactgttcttcctatgttttagtctccagtcccctcatcatctttgttgctcttctctgcactctttctagagtctccacatcttttttatatcatggtgaccaaaactggatgcaatattcaaagcgtggtcttaccaaggccttataaagtggtcgtaacacttcatgtgatcttcccAACTTCCAGGTCTTGTTTAGACTTCCCAGTCTAGAATCTCTAAGTGGTCTCCTCTCCAAGACCTAACGAACAAGGGAAGGTTTAGATTAGACGAGGTGAGAAAACAAGAAgggaattacagaatagaaaaggaatagaataggaatagaatagaatagcaatagcagttagacttatataccgcttcatagggctttcagccctctctaagcagtttacagagtcagcatatcgcccccaacaacaatccgggtcctcattttacccacctcggaaggatggaaggctgagtcaaccctgagccagtgagatttgaactgccgaactgcagatagcagtcagctgaagtggcctgcagtactgcactctacccactgcgccacctctgagttggaagggaccttggaggtcttctagtccaacccgcttctTAGGCAgaaagccctacaccacttcagagaaatggttgtccaatctcttctttaaaaacttccagtgatggagcatttacaatttctggaggcaagctgttccactgattaattgtttggtCAGGAAATTTGTTGGTTAttccataggttttttttttttcaagtaacCATGGTCAACTAATTAAAAGCGAATCCATgtttcaagagccaaggtggcgcagtgggtagagtgcagtactgcaggctacttcagctgactgttatctgcagttcggcggttcaaatctcaccaggctcaaggttgactcagccttccatccttccgaggtgggtaaaatgagcaccctgactgttgggggcgatatgctgactctgtaaaccgcttagagagggctgaaagccctatgaagcggtatataagtctaactgctattgctattgctaagaaaggAGACGCATGAGCGTGCTGGAACAATCTGTAGGTGGATCTCCAGCAGCACAACATTCCAGAACTGTGATGCTTGACTCACCATTGGTAGAGACTGAGGGTCAGGCCGGTCTTCCTGGAAGAGACcatctccacaaaatatttaggGATTTCCCTGCCATCTAGACTGTCTCTTAACTGTCCAGCAGCCAATTTCACTGCATCATGAGCTGATGTCACAAAGCTTCTTCATTCAAGACCCATCCTCTCCAAGAGAAACCTTCTGCGTCTTCAGGGCCCCTCGAAGGGGACCGGTTCCTGAGCTCAATGCCCACCCATGTCGGTGGTGAAATCTATTGAGCTAGTGATACCTAAGGAAGTCTACCTGGCAGGCTCGACCGTCGAGGGGCAGCTGATTCTCAGTCTTCACAGCACCCTAGTGGACCCTCTGCTGAAGGTTGACCTCATTGGAAGAGGCTACCTGGAGTGGACGGAAGAGGCCCACTTGGAGAAGGACTACAGCCAGCGAGCCACCTGCGTCAACAAGGCGGACTACGTTTACAAGACGAAAACATTCAAGATTGAACGTGAGGCTGCTTAACTGGGATTGCCCCGAGGCAGTTAAGCAGAAAGGGGGCTGGAATGacggggggggggttctttctgGGAGGGGTTGTGTGGACGGACTTAtcatgtttttaacaaaccccaGTATTTTCCCACCAAGGCTTCCTGATTTCAACTGCAAACCTGAAGGTGGCCATTAGGTGGCAGCAAAGGGTTGGAGCCTCTCTTTGTTCCCATCTATTGAGGAGGGGCAGGCCTGTAAGCCttgcccctcccccctttccagcTTTGTGGATTCAGCTCCCAGGATTCTCAGCAATGGCCCTCTtagctggggacttctgggagttgaaatccatcgggatgctgcaaccgccGTTATGTGTAAAAGATGGTCATCggtcattttttccccagtgccatcgtaacttcaaaGGTTCATTacacgaatggttgtaagttgaggattacctgtgcacGGAATGGtcttacacaggtagtcctcaacttatgaccccaatggagccccaaaatttctgctgctatgtgaaacatttgttcagtcAACATATGctttattttatgacctttcttgacacagttattaagcgaatcactgcagtggttaagttgatcacatgatcccgggacactgcaaccatcataaaatggAGTCagttagaaacccttttggattatatatatattattattattataataaagacatcacactggttgagaaaaataaggttacaatcatagacatcgcaataccaggtgatagcagggtcgctgaaaaggaacatgaaaaaatcgcaagataccaggacttaaaaattgaaattcaacgattatggcacaaaccagcagtggtaattccagtggtaattggcacactgggtgctattccaaaagcactggaattacatttaaaacagttaaaaattgacaaaatcaccatcagtcaaatgcaaaaagccgcactgcttggatctgcacgcatattacgaaaatacgttacaacgtcctaggcccctgggtggggtccgactagtaaccaatgccaaatccagcgaaacaactggccgctgtgatacaattctgttgttgcgaataacaataataatgaagaagaattaagttagattcagtt
Encoded here:
- the ARRDC5 gene encoding arrestin domain-containing protein 5, which produces MSVVKSIELVIPKEVYLAGSTVEGQLILSLHSTLVDPLLKVDLIGRGYLEWTEEAHLEKDYSQRATCVNKADYVYKTKTFKIEHNWLGPGVHKFDFDFVLPPRIPSTFTSRVGRISYFLQALCATRELILGKQKKYILVQGTSLYSQDTVQSKVQVVLLLQPLA